The Epinephelus lanceolatus isolate andai-2023 chromosome 14, ASM4190304v1, whole genome shotgun sequence region ctgagcatcaaacacttcatgtcctgcattcttgtgaatgtttctgcatcaactgaaaatgtttttgtttatgcTGAGAATTCTGTCAAATCAAAGCATCAGTAATGGCAACAAGAGTGTCATTGTCTCCTTATACTATTAATAGCGTGTCACAAGATCACTGTCTAaagacttttatttaaaaaacatagactgtatgaaattACGCACATAGCCAAGATgtcgtcacccattggtttgtggactataGTGTTAATTCTGACAACTATTTCAGATATAGTCATAGTCTTGAGACTAATATACTCATTCGGTTTAgtgacattttagtcatttttatccttcatagttttactCTACTTTTAGTCCacgaaaattcaaaatgttttagtcaacgaaacttaatgacattttagtcattatgttttctatttgtttttttaatctttaaactaatccagttaggctaattcatgtatcagaaattggaatcaaggtgacaggttgtatacaAATTTAATCAATACAATTGTTTTCTGCAACTACCAATAATTTCTGCACActtttcatccattcattcattttctgtaaccgcccAGCCAgcatgtggggcccatgtggatAGTAAATAAGCTGACATATGGGTCCTATATGGGACTGCTCATGGgttccatattggccccatgccaattgcccacatcGTTGGTTTGCCCCAGTGGGCcccagataagatgcccattttgggcccCTACCCACTTGGCACCCAGCTAGCCCAAGCATAACCATGTGGGGCTATGATATGTGCACAGTCCTCTTCACCCCACCCTGCAGTGTAACTCATGTCTCTTAAGTCCCATGTGTATCTTCCCCAGGGAGCACATGGTAGCTCTTGTTTGCAGGCAATAAAtaacagacaaagacagatacTGTGTTCAAGTATTTAATTGCTGTTCATTGCATCCTAACAACAGCTTCTTAGTTTGCGACAGGCAACTCTttatcacaaatttgcctcaaggcGAGGAGCTGTACACAGCTTACGACATCTTCAGTCCTCAGACCCTCGCTTcggaaaaggaaaaacaaccccccaaaaaatttCATAAAGAATACCTCGGTTTCTTCCATTTTCCCCCTATTAAAGaacacttcacctgcaaaatgaccatttgtgtatcatttACTCACCACGTTACCTTGAAtttttgaagaaaacttttttcttcttctgccttCATGGTGACCTTAGAATCCAAAAACGGTGAACATTCTTCATGGATTTAAGTCATTGGGGAACATGTTTAATAAGTGCAAAACGATATCTCTCCTTCGTctaatttatccagtcgtatgctcagtacttcccaaacacatgcattttcactaaaaacaTTACCATATAAAACACTTCCGTGTACTGCGCCCCAAGCGTGCCCGAGTTAGATTTATTTCTCAAGTATGTTCACTACACCGAAACTTAAACgcagcacttttgttttgttcccATTTTTCATAGGTTATTgatggatagatagacagaACGTGGCAGAGGATTGTCATGGCAACCACAGTTAGCACCTCTGTCAGCACCACCGCCTCTGCAACTTGTGACTTCCTCAAAAGGTTAAAATTGACATATTGAAACCAACCAGACTTGCATCATTTATGTGAAGTGCGGTGTGGCTGCAGAGCTGATCCTGTAGGTAAAAGTTGGCCACCTTGTTAGCGATGGAGGAAATCTATGCCAATGTTGCATATGACAAGTCTGTTGGCCCGAGAGCTTCGACAAATCCCACAGGTAAGATCTGAATGTCGTCATCTGTTGTATGACCATCACCTGGTCTTAGTGTTGTATCACTGACTGTATTCACTACTCAGTCTTCTCTTTGTTCAGGTTGCAGGAGCTCAGAGAGGAGATTTCATGGAGCTGTTGTTCTCTGCCTGGGGCTGCTCAGTGTTTTCCTGCTGGCTGGGCTCATCGGCCTCAGTATCCACTGTGAGTCTGATCTCATTCAGAAACTGTTCATTGAGTAGAATTAGGAAACATTTTGACTTGTATAATACAGTAACTGTTTCTGTGTGCAAAAAGTATTTTGTGTCAGAGAAACATGACTGTCTctcttttgtattttctttaagttgtattgacttttaaccctttgaaacctgagcaaattggcttgatttctttcaaaaacatgtagAAGAAATAACCTGAAAATATGCAAGAAATTAGCTACacgagaaaattaaaaacaagaaaattagcttaaaaaagaaagttaaaaacaaacaaaggaagGAACTGACTTGGAAAAAggtgcttaaaaattataaatataattttccctagctttttcttttttccctatttcttaaaataattttctaaatctgtTAAGTTTCTGCAATTTGTGTGACATTCCTTACGAAGTTGCTCACTGCCTTTTTCCCCCCATGTCTTTGAAAGAAATTGCACCAacttgctcagggttcaaagatTTAAGTACTTGTGAAAGGCGTctaaaagcagcacaagaaaagtgacgtcgctccaggtttcaaagggttaaaggcAAGAGGGAGTACAAGAGacataagccctgtttccactgagcagtacagtgcagttgtggatggtaccaatggaaccgttctgtacggTCCCCCATTTCTGGTCCCCCCTCTGTgagagctgtgaacactgcagtctgattggtcaatagaggacggtcactctgctcagagctgagttgtgtctggttttgaggctcatgtaaccactgttcacactgtggagagttttattagtaaactgcatatattctaatcctcactcctcacttagagaaaaaaaaagtgtcgtggaacgttgttcctgtgggctacggcaacactaaaaccctgagcttgcctgaggagtaaatgcacaaacctgctatttttaaagatTTCAACACAgcctgcagcctgttctattttgttctgaaaatgtcggcgtgcagcctcgttctgtagACGATAAACAAgatgcagacttccctctgtgtcaccgggaatgaggaaatacagtgagtgctggacggagcagtgagtgacaacaacttcgcccacatttaagagtactgtttgagGGGAAATGTccgggtctaggtaccatgtctgaaggttccaaaggtaccatactgaaagtgtttggtggaaacggggctctACATGTAGACGTGTTGTATTAGATATGCTTTAGCTGAGGAAGGAACATACCATAGAAGAGGGTCCAGTTAATTGAAAACACATCTGTAATgggtaataaaacaaaaacaaatgtacgGTAGGAGATTCACAGGAGTGTGGTAGTAAATCCAAACAAGCaatgaattaaaaacaaaaactggtcATCTTTTAATCTACCACTTGTACACCTCACTCGATGCAGTTTCAAATTATTTGACATCTGGTTCTGAGATCCTGTATAACAGTGTCTTCTTTAATTTTAGATCTCCTCACGGCGTTCGGCTGCAGAGCTCTCCTCTGTCAAAGCCAACCTGACTGAGCATCTCCAGGTCAGTTACAAGAAGTTGTCTGCCCTGACTGAAGAGAGAGACCAGCTGAATGTCAGCCTCATTGAAATGACCAAAGAACGGAACTCGCTGAGTAAGTGTGGCACAGAAATAATCTCATCTACATGAGCAGCATTGTCGAAGTACAACTGTGTTATCTCAGTTCTGCAAAATGGTTTTTGCAAAGGTTTTAATCTTTGACACCTTGTAGTCATAAGCGTTATTCgtgtatgtaaaaaaaactccttCAAAGGCTCaactgtgttttaatgttttaatcttGTTTCTTTAATCTTAGTCTTGGCTTAATTATGTTTTCTAACTACACTGGTTGTACCtgcaacaataataattagatatGTGCATGTATACGTTGAAAACTACCTTATTCTGGTATGATTTTTTCAaggttttattgtttcttatagAGAGAAGGTGTCCTGCAGGATGGATGGTGTTCAGTTGTTCCTGTTATTTCGTCTCTACTGAGTCTGGTTCCTGGGAAAAGGGCAGACAGGACTgcaaggagagaggagcagatcTGGTGGTGATAGACAGTGCTGAAGAACAGGtggtgtgtgcgcgcgcatgtgtgtgtgtgtgtgtgtgtgtgtgtgtgtgtgtgtgtgtgttcgcatGTCATTGCTTTTGCAAATTTGTTCAGAAATTGACCATTCGCTAAGCCCTgtccctttgtgatggtccgacaagctgttgcagtaagcatggagcccacactgtaactaactgcactccctgaagaaatattatcataattTTGGGAACATGAActagtgattccagagagaagcagacagaggggtctacagtctgtgtttgaaggatatatccaggatgtcaaactgactcagcagcaacaacaggctAAAAATGACAacgatagttagaagctaaagccgaactataggctacagatcacagtgtaaaagtgaaccaccacatcactgctgatcgccacacaagacaatgaatataaagggaaactttgctcataccagctgtgtggcatcacagtgtgtgcagatgaacagtgtttggcttcacccccgtgctgctgccagcacgtGGACCTCTGCCACCGGATGGGCAGGGAGGGGCAGGGATCTCTGGGGGAAGTCAATCAAGGTTCACCTGcccacaatgtgatgacacagagctggctgAATATCAGCAacgtttccctgcttcccttcactggttcctgtacagcagggtcggtctttgtttcactgttataatcattaaaaagcaaaaacagcatgtgtatacattcagtaggctatatcttcagtagctagctagctaaccctacacttttcagggtctgattttggttttggaacagggaagaaacgtatatctttttccaacctctccaggtaacgagtatcattaataaagggcgtgccccaggcacaacatttagctcctaATCCACAAAACCatcctgaaaatgaaggaaatctgaaatgactgcattagagtcaatggagcacagctgtgttgttgttggacccggGTCTGAGCTGGCCTGATGCTATGTTATGACTGGCTAGTCCACGTCAATTCATGCCTCTCTAAATGCTCTATCTCACTGTggacaatgtaaaaaaaaaaaaaaaaacccagactaATCTGGGGAAGTTCAAGAAGTAAACAAGTCGCCATTACTCAGCCGGTGTCTCCCTGCAATACGGGTGTGCTTGAATCAGGTCCACAGGAatgctgctcagccttgcttccaatttttcccagtggccacttgcagTGGTGCAGCAAAAAATCCCCTGCGgtccaaaaagcattttccccttaggccaccattgtaaaagagacgtctgtaaacatgttcacaggacacattcattcctatgaaagttacTCAGTCAGAATGAAGCAAAAAAGTTGACCTTGTGGGTGTAACATGACCTGGAAGATCGTCCCATAGTGACCCATGTAGCAGGCCAAATAGAGACTTCCACCCGTTGAGCCAGCTACTACCTGTTTAGCGCTCCACAAATCTGAATAGGGATAAAATTATTTGATCTAGACGTTCTAACTGTTATCAGACCGAAATGATTTATTCCAGGTGGTGAAACAAGCTTGTGAGCTTAAAAAATGTACCTACTGACTTGCAGACATCTCTGTCGCCATGTAAGTTAacgggaaaaagtatttttaggCCACCTGGCATCACATGACGGATGTAATTCCACAATACCACAAAATTGTCTTCGTAGCTCGGTGCACTTCCTGGTGGCCTGCTATAGAGAATATGAAGGTGTGTCATGCCTAGCGAGACGTGGGGGCCATCTTTGTGGTATGTGCTGTGCACTCAGCCCAAAAACAAGATAGTTTTCAATATCCAGGTATGTGAGTGGAGGTACAGTAGTGCATCAGGGTCTGGAATTCGGATCTGTGTAGTTTGCTGTGATTTGTTTGTCCAAGTTCTGGTGCTTGACCACCTTAGCAGGCACAATGACAGCACTATAGTCACAAAATGGCACCCATGTCTGAAGTATTATGGTGTGACATGACTTTCACATTGTCTGTAGAGGATTTACTTACTGTATTTTCTTCTATgtgatatttatgattattcAGTTACAACAAAGTTTTTTGTTGAGATAAATAATCGTaaactgcacacacatacatggtgGTTAAAACTAAAATCTAATGTGTGTTtcacctttgttgaacagacgtTTGTTGTGTCCACCGGGAAAACTGCTTGGATCGGTTTGACTGACAGAGATGAGGAAGGAACCTGGAAATGGATAGATGGAACTCCACTGACTCTGAAGTAAGGCCTCCCTTTGGTTGAATAaagatgtaaatgttttgcttttctAACATTGCAGCTTTCAGTTAAAAAAGAAtaactaaaagaaaatatattgtttATGTCACTTCTATTTATTTTCTGATTGATCAGATGCTGGCTCCCTTAAATAGCAgtcagtcatcaaaactttgagaacACCTTTGTCTGAGAAGTTTGTTTGAAAATTGCTCTTAAATTGTCAGTTTAGCTGATAAATTTCTATTAATTTCTCCCAGGAGAAATTTGCCCAGACGTTTCAATCTATCTTctaaataataacattaataatttaACAACTGTAACTGTATAAAGTTTGTAGCTCTGTATTTCGCAGAGGCTGCAGTCTGCTTGAATTTGTGCAATGTGCAGTTTATTTCAATGGTGACAGTCACGGGGAAAGTAGTAAACAGtaagtaaacagtatgatgttttttggtgggcgggcttagctggaggcaaaacaattctccacagataCTAGCcagcgctagctagcaagttctttTGGCTTGTTTAAGGCAATGGAGGAAAATGATTCCAAGTGCTTTAACGACTgtgacacaaactggaccatttgtaaattccgagcgctgtctgaatgcaCCATTTGGTaatccagagcaccgcactctcggagcagcagagcaccgagtggagtgaatgtgtgattaacttaactgtttgttaatccatgtagaaatataacgctctgtttcttcgaccaacagggctctcattttagtgtagagcgtcacactgaatttatgaatgcaccatgtcaggtcactcactctccgggaccgccagtgttacttgaataagtaaacactgaccaacgggaccagactggccgacccgtatgctctcactcagtggatggatgatgtcacaggaagccaatcttcaaaggaggaccacacttgaactgtttcctccagtttgttttgctattgaagctaacgttagctaatgtgctaaaaagttagcgttgcagagaaatccaatattcctcttaatccctccccagtttctgatgaggtggacatgataacccttaatacacataacgttattcatcactacaacaggaaatactttttccctaacctgatatgaagtgtgcgctgcacatgtgagcatttttgatgatggcctccgtccagtcctttggtcttatcacatttaaccatagtcatctttgtttttgttgacaggcagtggcggctggttttgagccatggctccttctattctggctccccaATAAGACATTTtcagactcctatgtagcctacagccctgtggtggagaggtgtttagcctccagctaacaaaatGACGTCATTGTGACATCAGGCATAAAAGGATCAAAACATTTGCATGGTTAATAATACTATAGGAGAATGAGAAGGTATATTTTCTGTCACGTGGGTGAACTGCTGCTTTTGTTGACAAATTTAAACTTTACATACTTAAGAAGACGCAGCATAAAAGGAGGTCCTTCCTGTTTTTCAGCCGTAACAGAGCTGATGATCAGTGTTTGCTGCAGAAACTCGATGCGCCGGTCATCAACCTAAAGAGCATTATGTGCCACTGATGAACTgtgttggtgtcacagatttACAGTATCATCATTCTCTTGTTTCTTAACCTGTTAAGAACTGGGAGAGAAGAAGCAGCCTGATAATGGTGGTAGAGATCCACAGTGGGGGCGAAGAGGACTGTGCACATATCAGACCTAACACCGAGTGGAATGACCGGTCATGTGACATCCATCTGCGGTGGATCTGTGAGAAAACAGCTCAACATTGCTGAAAGTTTTGAGAATGTTTGTGGAACTTAAATTGTTAATGGCTGTGTCCATTTTTTagtgtatttacagtatttttttaaatgtttgattgTGAAGTAATCTACATGTATTCagattatattacatttttgtataatccaaaattatataaaaattgCCATGTTTAGTAGCTGACTGGATTTAAGTATTTCAGTATTGATACAGACATGGACAACCCAGAGCAGAACTCCCTCCTTTAGGTTTCATGTTACCGTTGGTTTTGAAGGGCACATTGCTTCATTGTTGATCTGTGTGTGCAGTGGCGCCGGCAGCCATAATCCTGTACACACTGTACgtacatttttttcaatgattTATCATCCTATCCTGACGATGAAATCCTGTGAAAACCAGTAGATTGTGTCTTTGGGTCCTTTTTTTGCTGACGAATGTGCCTAAGATGCTTTCAGGCTGTGTCCACTCACTATGACGCAAATTCATTTGGATGCTGATGACTGGTGCacgtcagaggtcagaggtcagtgtaTGATAAACATTTCTGGTGCTCAattaaccaaaagggcctaaactacgcattggagggatatattcataattttattgttgagaaggtcgatgaaaagcttaaattacaagccaaaatttacaggtcacagtgtaagcGTGATAAACCgcgttgccgtcaccatcaaagacaacaagatagAGGATCAGCATTGTTCATGCACTGCAGGGTAAGAaattttaccatctttaccaagagtgtctctccgttagtttggtgctacagtatttacactgaatcattcagcataacgtttgccaacctttgttatctctgccattacagataagttaattaagctaagctccagaagttaacgttagcttaactagagccctttggacaacagctaacaatgatgtacgatcaccaaagtacaaaactagaacaaaatatgctaatgaactcccagcacacaaggtgacatgatgaacaacgcagctaggagctaacgttagcctaactttagctaacgttagctagaaatgttaaagataactttatatttctttccaaaGTGACAAtttgttgcctcaaacacaatgttgacttaccttagatgtagacatcattgttaatcttattcacgttgagttgatgttgtggtctaacgttaccacacaactttatccaaaggagacacttttctcggttgagatgtggtttaaagggtaaaaaatacacctcgacgcccagcctctcaggataccttgtgtcggagttgcatgtaccccatgcacaacgtttgaccattttcaaacttcaaatctccgaaaaagctcataaaaccgaacaaaactgtctttctgtaatgcatttcaatgaacgtccaggcagagaatgtccgagtgtatgagaatggctatacgcactgtgattggctcattgcaTTTGAGGGCGgagcttagccataggtcagttgTGATGCTAACAAAATTGTATGACTTATCTTGTAGTTCGAAAGGAGCAAATAAAACCACTGAGCATTTTTCAggcttttgaaataagaaagtGAACAAACCTCAGCAGCAAAAAATATGCAGAGAGCAACAAGTCTGCTAACGTTACTGCTGCTAGCATTATTGTTATTTCTCATGAATAATGCATTGTTCCTTTGTAACTGTGAACGTGTGTGTCTGACATTGTGGTTTGTCTTAGCAACCACTGTTAGCACCTCTGCAACGTGTGAATTCCTCAGTATAGGCATGAAGTTGAGAAATTGAAACCAACATCACACAGACATCATTAATGTGAAGTGCAGTGTGGCTGCAGCTAGCCGACCCTGTAGGTTAAGTTTGTCACTTTAAGAGCAATGGAGGAAATCTATATGAATGTTCCACCGAACAAGTCTGTTGGCTCGAGAGCTTCAACAGATCCCACAGGTAAGATCTGAACATTATCATCTGTTGTATGATCATCACCTGGTCTTACTGTTGTATTACTGACTGTATTCACTGTTCTGTGTTCAGAGAGGAGACTTTATGGAGCTGTTGTTCTCTGCCTGGGGCTGCTGAGTGTTCTCCTGCTGGCCGGGCTCATCGGCCTCGGTGTCCACTGTGAGTCTCCTGTATTATTAAGATGTTCAGTGTAGTTTCTGTCCTGCCTTAATGTTCTTATTGTCTCCTTCATGTATTCTTTAATTGGTTTTGGTCTTGTGTCTCTGTTTATTTGTTCGAAGTCACAAAGGagctttgtcattttatttataaaaggttcaacacatatgaaacacacaatttttgtattttgtgaacATAGAATTTGACCAAGACGGTTCACAGTGTTGTTTCCCAGTGgtggctgtgtttttttcttaccaGAACTGAGGAGTTTTTGACCAACACAtcctgttgtttgtctttttcaccGACCTCTCCCtgctttttcagtttttgtgcaACCAAACGTGACTGTTTtcagccaaaacataatcttttccaaaccataacagTGTTTTTGAGAAACGTGAGTTTTAACGTACCCTCTACAAAATGCTGATTTTTTCTGGCGATCAGGTTGCAGGGTTCATCTGCAAGTCTCTGTATCTCTCTTGTGTCTTGTCTTGCCTTTAAAAGTAAATCTACCAGCCATTCAGTGGATTACCATCGTGTTTTTGGGGTTTGTGACtaaagcaaatctagcagccacttgcaaATTTTAGGTGTTAaattttctggtgactgggctgtgcATGCATGGTGTGTTAGATATACTATAGGCGAGGAAGTAACATATGGGGtgctgtttgtaaagtggctcacgctgaaaataacatcaacattttgccacatttagcttcaaacaatgtttaaaaaagtgttgtgaattttttaacgtcattttttaccacatttacagcaatatttgttaacttagaaatatattaaatagttaaatctaaatattaaatgtggcacctaaatgttaaatgttaaatgttaaatctaaatattaaatctaaatctaaatgttaaatctaaatgctaaatctaaatcaaaattttaaatctaaatgctaaatctaaatctaaatattaaatctaaatctaaatgttaaatctaaatgttaaatctaaatctaaatgcttaatctaaatctaaatctaaatattaaatctaaagctaaatgctaaatctaaatctaaatgttaaatctaaatgttaaatctaaatattaaatctaaatctaaatgttaaatctaaatgctaaatctaaatctaaatgttaaatgttaaatctaaatgttctgggtgaaactaaatatttagctaatatgcaaattaacactgccggtcaccggaaataccaaaataaaagcttgagatggtcagactgtgtttgtagaatcaaataacgaattaaaccaacgtatcgggggaaatgaacacttgaacacacattagcgtgataataactacctaaaataacaaaaaacatgtttggagaaattttatttgacgtgtactttgaattgttagtgtcccttctaTGCCTCCACTGTGGAGGCTCTATGGCGGATACTGTCGCTGTCGATGCACTGCTAAAATTCTGTATTGCCGCCAGAACGGCACTTCCAAAGTTTTCCGCTAAATCGGACATGTCGACATGTTGGCAAGCAGCAAGGAGCATGGAGAAAGTGACCAACTTCACCGacagtgggtgggtgggggcaGGGGTAGGATAGTGCTGGCCAAAACACCTCGATCGCTCCCTCGTGGCTGCCTATAGTACAGGTGATAAATCCCACACCCTCCAtagaagggacactaacaactcaaagtacacgtcaaataaactttctccaaacatgttttttgttattttaggtagttattatcacgctaatgtgtgttcaagtgttcatttcccctgataagttggttttaatttgttatttaattctataaacacagtctgaccatcttgagcttttattttggtacttccggtgaccggcagtgtaatttgcatattagctaaatacttagtttcacccagaacatttagaattaacatttaacatttagatttagatttagcatttagatttaacatttagatttagatttaatatttagatttagcatttagatttagatttagcatttagatttaacatttagatttagatttagatttagcatttagatgtagcatttagatttaacatttagatttagatttaatatttagatttagatttaatatttagatttaacatttaacatttaggtgccacatttaatatttagatttaactatttaatatatttctaagttaacaaacattgctgtaaatgtggtaaaaggtgacgttaaaaaattcacaacacttttttaaacattgtttgaagctaaatgtggcaaaatgttgatgttattttcagtgtgagccactttacGAACGGCACCCTATAGTAACATACAATAGAGAAAGAGGGGGTattaaattatttgacatgtgGTTGTAATCCTGTATAAAAGTGTGTCCTTTTATTTTAGACTATGACTCCTCACGGCGTTCAGCCTCAGAGCTCTCCTCTATCAAAGCCAACCTGACTGAGCGTCTCCAGGTCAGTTACAACAAGTCGTCTGCCCTGACTGAAGAGAGAGACCAGCTGAATGTCAGCCTCATTGAAATGACCAAAGA contains the following coding sequences:
- the LOC144466756 gene encoding CD209 antigen-like protein C, which codes for MEEIYANVAYDKSVGPRASTNPTGCRSSERRFHGAVVLCLGLLSVFLLAGLIGLSIHLFCISSRRSAAELSSVKANLTEHLQVSYKKLSALTEERDQLNVSLIEMTKERNSLKRRCPAGWMVFSCSCYFVSTESGSWEKGRQDCKERGADLVVIDSAEEQTFVVSTGKTAWIGLTDRDEEGTWKWIDGTPLTLKNWERRSSLIMVVEIHSGGEEDCAHIRPNTEWNDRSCDIHLRWICEKTAQHC